One Streptomyces sp. SAI-135 DNA segment encodes these proteins:
- a CDS encoding DUF397 domain-containing protein: MSAEALHWFKSTYSGSEGGQCLEVAFCPEAIHIRDSKNPEPTLQVTPATWTAFTTALQH; encoded by the coding sequence ATGAGCGCCGAAGCACTTCACTGGTTCAAGTCGACGTACAGCGGCAGTGAAGGCGGCCAGTGTCTCGAAGTGGCCTTCTGCCCCGAAGCCATCCACATCCGCGACTCCAAGAACCCCGAGCCCACCCTCCAGGTAACCCCCGCCACCTGGACCGCCTTCACCACCGCTCTCCAACACTGA
- the lysS gene encoding lysine--tRNA ligase has translation MPIVGQSAETTDWVSRFADEVIEESERRAPGKPVVVASGLSPSGPIHLGNLREVMTPHLVADEIRRRGHQVRHLISWDDYDRYRKVPAGVPGVDESWAEHIGKPLTSVPAPHGSAHPNWAEHFKAAMIEALAELGVEFDGISQTAQYTSGVYREQILHAMAHRGDIDAILDQYRTKKAPAAAKKQQKPLDEAEVEAAEGSGAAAEDDGSSGSAGYFPYKPYCGNCEKDLTTVTSYDDATTELSYTCNACGFSETVRLNEFNRGKLVWKVDWPMRWAYEGVVFEPSGVDHSSPGSSFQVGGQIVGIFGGKQPIGPMYAFVGISGMAKMSSSRGGVPTPGDALKIMEPQLLRWLYARRRPNQSFKIAFDQEIQRLYDEWDKLDAKVADGSALPADVAAHSRAVRTAAGELPRTARVLPYRTLASVADITAGHEDQALRILSELDPDNPLSTLDEARPRYDRAEAWINTQVPADQRTIVRDEPDAELLKSLDEASQQSLRLLLDGLASHWSLDGLTHLVYGVPKVQAGFSADATPKELPPEIKTAQRTFFALLYRLLVSRDTGPRLPTLLLAVGQERVRALLGE, from the coding sequence GTGCCGATCGTGGGTCAGAGCGCTGAGACCACCGACTGGGTCTCCCGTTTCGCGGATGAGGTCATCGAGGAGTCGGAGCGTCGGGCCCCGGGCAAACCGGTCGTCGTCGCCTCCGGACTGTCCCCCTCGGGACCGATCCACCTCGGGAACCTGCGCGAGGTCATGACCCCGCACCTCGTCGCCGACGAGATCAGGCGCCGGGGCCACCAGGTGCGGCACCTGATCTCCTGGGACGACTACGACCGGTACCGCAAGGTGCCGGCCGGGGTCCCCGGGGTCGACGAGTCGTGGGCCGAGCACATCGGCAAGCCGCTGACCTCCGTGCCCGCACCGCACGGCTCCGCCCACCCGAACTGGGCCGAGCACTTCAAGGCCGCCATGATCGAGGCGCTCGCCGAGCTCGGCGTCGAGTTCGACGGGATCAGCCAGACCGCGCAGTACACCTCGGGCGTCTACCGCGAGCAGATCCTGCACGCGATGGCGCACCGCGGGGACATCGACGCGATCCTCGACCAGTACCGGACCAAGAAGGCCCCGGCCGCCGCGAAGAAGCAGCAGAAGCCTCTCGACGAGGCCGAGGTCGAGGCCGCCGAGGGCTCCGGCGCGGCCGCCGAGGACGACGGGTCCTCCGGGTCCGCCGGGTACTTCCCGTACAAGCCCTACTGCGGCAACTGCGAGAAGGACCTCACCACCGTCACCTCCTACGACGACGCCACGACCGAGCTGTCGTACACCTGCAACGCCTGCGGGTTCTCCGAGACCGTCCGGCTCAACGAGTTCAACCGCGGCAAGCTGGTCTGGAAGGTCGACTGGCCGATGCGGTGGGCGTACGAGGGTGTCGTCTTCGAACCCAGCGGCGTCGACCACTCGTCCCCCGGCTCCTCCTTCCAGGTCGGCGGGCAGATCGTCGGGATCTTCGGCGGGAAGCAGCCCATCGGCCCGATGTACGCCTTCGTCGGCATCTCCGGGATGGCGAAGATGTCGTCGTCTCGGGGCGGGGTGCCCACGCCGGGCGACGCGCTGAAGATCATGGAGCCGCAGCTCCTGCGCTGGCTCTACGCCCGCCGCAGGCCCAACCAGTCCTTCAAGATCGCCTTCGACCAGGAGATCCAGCGGCTCTACGACGAGTGGGACAAGCTGGACGCCAAGGTCGCCGACGGGTCCGCCCTGCCGGCCGATGTCGCCGCCCACTCCCGTGCCGTGCGCACGGCCGCCGGGGAGCTGCCCAGGACCGCGCGCGTGCTGCCCTACCGGACGCTCGCCTCCGTCGCCGACATCACCGCCGGGCACGAGGACCAGGCGCTGCGGATCCTCAGCGAACTGGACCCCGACAACCCGCTGTCGACGCTGGACGAGGCCCGGCCCCGGTACGACAGGGCCGAAGCCTGGATCAACACCCAGGTACCCGCCGACCAGCGGACCATCGTGCGCGACGAGCCCGACGCCGAACTGCTCAAGTCCCTCGACGAGGCCTCCCAGCAGTCGCTGCGGCTCCTCCTCGACGGGCTCGCCTCGCACTGGTCGCTCGACGGGCTCACCCACCTCGTGTACGGCGTGCCCAAGGTGCAGGCCGGGTTCTCCGCGGACGCCACGCCCAAGGAGCTGCCGCCCGAGATCAAGACCGCCCAGCGGACGTTCTTCGCCCTGCTGTACCGGCTCCTGGTCTCCCGCGACACCGGGCCCCGGCTGCCCACGCTGCTGCTGGCCGTCGGACAGGAGCGGGTCCGGGCGCTGCTCGGGGAGTAG
- a CDS encoding ATP-binding protein — MNETIRLPLLRERFFRRERRSAQAARRFTAETLTGWGLAETSRADDVLLCVSELVTNALLHGVPPGRQLRLFLRHEVHALVVEVHDSGPGVPHVVYDGDEGGRGLLLVSALSDKWGVRERELGKAVWCEFALQ, encoded by the coding sequence GTGAACGAGACGATCCGACTACCGCTCCTGCGTGAGCGCTTCTTCCGCCGGGAACGCCGATCCGCGCAGGCCGCGAGGCGCTTCACGGCCGAGACCCTGACCGGCTGGGGCCTCGCCGAGACCTCGCGGGCGGACGACGTACTGCTCTGCGTGAGCGAACTGGTGACGAACGCGCTGCTGCACGGGGTGCCGCCAGGACGCCAGTTGAGGCTTTTCCTGCGCCACGAGGTGCACGCGTTGGTCGTCGAGGTGCACGACAGCGGACCCGGGGTGCCGCATGTGGTGTACGACGGCGACGAGGGCGGCCGGGGGCTGTTGCTGGTCTCCGCACTGAGCGACAAGTGGGGAGTCCGGGAACGGGAGTTGGGCAAGGCGGTGTGGTGCGAGTTCGCGTTGCAGTAG
- a CDS encoding DUF2637 domain-containing protein, whose protein sequence is MQLTRMHRVLIGVVVFGAVIIAGIGFAGSYAAVRELAIQKGFGNFSYVFPIGIDAGICVLLALDLLLTWIRIPFPLLRQTAWLLTAATIAFNGAAAWPDPLGVGMHAVIPVLFVVAVEAARHAIGRIADITADKHMEGVRLTRWLLSPIPTFLLWRRMKLWELRSYEQVIKLEQERLVYRARLHSRFGRAWRRKAPVESLMPLRLARYGVPLAETAPAGLAAAGIEPVLLPPAPPVDAAPVAPVAPVAQRTAPPGEQRLQLDGTPQPQQAAPEPEPDLSPWFEAPQQIEYQGGYNPNYDPAEQYERWYEEQLEAEQYELQQIQYEEPPREPSMEETGSFPIPVTNGRTRELGEGGGSPEPTEDDFYQVFKKSIDGSYPSPGQLRGDVEATYGVTLPQREAERMVKRFTNRHTAELQEDHIA, encoded by the coding sequence ATGCAGCTGACTCGAATGCACCGCGTGCTCATCGGCGTGGTCGTGTTCGGCGCCGTGATCATCGCCGGCATCGGCTTCGCGGGGTCGTACGCGGCCGTCCGCGAACTCGCCATCCAGAAGGGCTTCGGGAACTTCAGCTATGTCTTCCCGATCGGCATCGACGCGGGTATCTGTGTCCTGCTGGCCCTCGACCTGCTCCTGACGTGGATCCGCATCCCGTTCCCGCTGCTGCGGCAGACGGCGTGGCTGCTGACGGCCGCCACGATCGCCTTCAACGGCGCGGCGGCCTGGCCGGACCCGCTGGGTGTCGGGATGCACGCCGTGATCCCGGTGCTGTTCGTGGTGGCGGTGGAGGCCGCCCGGCACGCGATCGGCCGTATCGCGGACATCACGGCGGACAAGCACATGGAGGGGGTCCGCCTCACCCGCTGGCTGCTCTCCCCGATCCCGACGTTCCTGCTGTGGCGCCGGATGAAGCTGTGGGAGCTGCGCTCCTACGAGCAGGTCATCAAGCTGGAGCAGGAACGTCTCGTCTACCGTGCCCGTCTGCACTCCCGCTTCGGCCGGGCCTGGCGCCGCAAGGCACCGGTGGAGTCCCTGATGCCGCTGCGGCTGGCGAGGTACGGGGTTCCGCTGGCGGAGACGGCCCCGGCGGGTCTGGCGGCGGCCGGCATCGAGCCGGTCCTGCTCCCGCCGGCGCCCCCGGTCGACGCGGCCCCCGTGGCCCCCGTGGCCCCCGTGGCCCAGCGAACGGCACCTCCCGGTGAGCAGCGCCTGCAACTGGACGGCACCCCCCAGCCGCAGCAGGCGGCGCCGGAACCCGAGCCCGATCTGAGCCCCTGGTTCGAGGCCCCTCAGCAGATCGAGTACCAGGGCGGCTACAACCCCAACTACGACCCCGCCGAGCAGTACGAGCGCTGGTACGAGGAGCAACTCGAGGCCGAGCAGTACGAGTTGCAGCAGATCCAGTACGAGGAGCCGCCCAGGGAGCCCTCGATGGAGGAGACGGGCAGCTTTCCGATCCCGGTGACCAACGGCCGTACCCGGGAGCTCGGTGAGGGCGGCGGTTCGCCGGAGCCGACGGAGGACGACTTCTACCAGGTCTTCAAGAAGTCGATAGACGGCAGCTATCCCTCCCCGGGTCAGCTCAGGGGGGACGTGGAGGCGACGTACGGCGTCACGCTCCCGCAGCGGGAGGCCGAGCGGATGGTCAAGCGGTTCACCAACCGCCACACCGCGGAACTCCAGGAAGACCACATCGCATGA
- a CDS encoding helix-turn-helix transcriptional regulator, with translation MSARKPPRPKNLTSMKMLGKQLGTARRAAGHTQTALADLVRVDEETIASIEQGRRTLKPDLAAVLDEVLETKGMLAAGVANLPDIDQFPMWAELYMEHEREAIALSWYDNAVLPGLLQTDSYVRAVLRNRVPAYDESEIETRTAARLERQEILHRRNPPTLSFIVWEPVLHMRISGQEQLHHLRTIAELPCVSLQFLPLDSPFHAGLDGPFTLLETPDHQHLAYTESQRGSQWVSDADEVSRLARKYAMLRTQALTTQDSRDLLDRLLGEQ, from the coding sequence ATGAGCGCCAGGAAACCGCCGCGGCCGAAGAACCTCACGTCCATGAAGATGCTGGGCAAACAACTCGGCACCGCGCGCCGCGCCGCGGGCCACACCCAGACCGCCCTCGCCGACCTCGTCCGCGTCGACGAGGAGACCATCGCGTCGATCGAGCAGGGCAGACGGACGCTGAAACCGGACCTGGCCGCGGTGCTGGACGAAGTCCTGGAGACGAAGGGGATGTTGGCGGCGGGGGTGGCCAACCTGCCGGACATCGACCAGTTCCCGATGTGGGCCGAGCTGTACATGGAGCATGAGCGGGAGGCCATCGCCCTCTCCTGGTACGACAACGCGGTCCTGCCCGGCCTGCTCCAGACCGACTCGTACGTCCGAGCCGTACTCCGCAACCGCGTTCCCGCGTATGACGAGAGCGAGATCGAGACGCGTACGGCGGCCCGTCTGGAACGTCAGGAGATCCTGCACCGCAGGAACCCGCCCACGCTGAGCTTCATCGTGTGGGAGCCGGTGCTGCACATGAGGATCAGCGGGCAGGAACAGCTGCACCATCTTCGGACGATCGCTGAACTGCCCTGTGTTTCCCTTCAGTTCTTGCCGCTGGACAGCCCCTTTCACGCAGGGCTGGACGGGCCCTTCACGCTCCTCGAAACACCGGACCACCAGCACCTCGCGTACACCGAGTCGCAGCGCGGCAGCCAGTGGGTTTCCGACGCGGATGAGGTATCCAGGCTGGCGCGCAAATATGCGATGCTGCGGACACAGGCCCTGACCACACAGGACTCCAGGGATCTGCTCGACCGCCTGCTAGGAGAGCAATGA
- the argS gene encoding arginine--tRNA ligase encodes MAPVTSLSDAVNQQLTSALSATLPEADAEPLLRRSDRADFQANGILALAKKAKANPRDLATQVVSRLVTGDVIKDVEVSGPGFLNITITDRAITENLAARYEDGDRLGVPLKDEPGITVVDYAQPNVAKEMHVGHLRSAVIGDALRAMLDFTGEKTIGRHHIGDWGTQFGMLIQYLMEHPGELAPASEVDGEQAMSNLNRVYKASRVVFDSDEEFKERARKRVVALQSGDKETLDLWQQFVDESKVYFYSVFEKLDMEIRDEEIVGESAYNEGMPETARLLEEKGVAVRSEGALVVFFDEIRGKDDQPVPLIVQKADGGFGYAASDLTAIRNRVTDLHATSLLYVVDVRQSLHFKMVFEAARRAGWLTDDVTAHNMGYGTVLGADGKPFKTREGETVKLEDLLDEAVERAAEVVREKAQDLTEDEIQERAAQVGIGAVKYADLSTSPNRDYKFDLDQMVSLNGDTSVYLQYAYARIQSILRKAGEVRPAAHPELELADAERALGLHLDTFGSTVFEAAAEYAPHKLAAYLYQLASLYTSFYDKCPVLKADTPAQVENRLFLCDLTARTLHQGMALLGIRTPERL; translated from the coding sequence ATGGCCCCGGTCACGTCCCTCAGCGACGCCGTCAACCAGCAGCTCACCTCCGCGCTCTCCGCCACCCTGCCGGAGGCCGACGCGGAGCCCCTGCTGCGACGCAGCGACCGGGCCGACTTCCAGGCGAACGGCATCCTGGCGCTCGCCAAGAAGGCCAAGGCGAACCCGCGGGACCTGGCGACGCAGGTCGTCTCCCGGCTCGTGACGGGTGACGTGATCAAGGACGTCGAGGTCTCCGGCCCCGGCTTCCTGAACATCACGATCACCGACCGGGCGATCACAGAGAACCTCGCCGCCCGGTACGAGGACGGCGACCGTCTCGGCGTGCCCCTCAAGGACGAGCCCGGCATCACGGTCGTCGACTACGCCCAGCCGAACGTGGCGAAGGAGATGCACGTCGGCCACCTGCGTTCCGCGGTGATCGGTGACGCGCTGCGGGCGATGCTCGACTTCACGGGCGAGAAGACGATCGGCCGGCACCACATCGGCGACTGGGGCACGCAGTTCGGCATGCTCATCCAGTACCTGATGGAGCACCCCGGCGAGCTGGCCCCTGCCTCGGAGGTCGACGGCGAGCAGGCCATGTCGAACCTGAACCGGGTGTACAAGGCCTCCCGGGTGGTCTTCGACTCCGACGAGGAGTTCAAGGAGCGGGCGCGCAAGCGGGTCGTGGCCCTCCAGTCCGGCGACAAGGAGACGCTCGACCTCTGGCAGCAGTTCGTGGACGAGTCGAAGGTCTACTTCTACTCGGTCTTCGAGAAGCTGGACATGGAGATCCGCGACGAGGAGATCGTCGGCGAGTCGGCGTACAACGAGGGCATGCCCGAGACCGCCCGCCTCCTGGAGGAGAAGGGGGTGGCGGTCCGTTCCGAGGGCGCGCTGGTCGTCTTCTTCGACGAGATCCGCGGCAAGGACGACCAGCCGGTGCCGCTGATCGTGCAGAAGGCGGACGGCGGCTTCGGCTACGCGGCGAGCGACCTGACGGCGATCAGGAACCGGGTCACCGACCTGCACGCGACCTCGCTCCTCTACGTCGTGGACGTCCGCCAGTCCCTCCACTTCAAGATGGTCTTCGAGGCGGCCCGCCGCGCGGGCTGGCTGACCGACGACGTCACCGCGCACAACATGGGCTACGGCACGGTCCTCGGCGCGGACGGCAAGCCGTTCAAGACGCGTGAGGGCGAGACCGTCAAGCTGGAGGACCTGCTGGACGAGGCGGTCGAGCGGGCGGCGGAGGTCGTACGCGAGAAGGCCCAGGACCTCACCGAGGACGAGATCCAGGAGCGGGCGGCACAGGTGGGCATCGGCGCGGTGAAGTACGCCGACCTGTCCACGTCCCCCAACCGGGACTACAAGTTCGACCTGGACCAGATGGTCTCGCTGAACGGCGACACGTCCGTGTACCTCCAGTACGCGTACGCCCGTATCCAGTCGATCCTCCGCAAGGCGGGAGAGGTACGGCCGGCCGCCCACCCGGAGCTCGAACTGGCCGACGCCGAGCGGGCGTTGGGCCTGCACCTGGACACGTTCGGCAGCACGGTCTTCGAGGCGGCCGCGGAGTACGCCCCGCACAAGCTCGCCGCGTACCTCTACCAGCTGGCGTCCCTGTACACGTCGTTCTACGACAAGTGCCCGGTCCTCAAGGCCGACACCCCGGCCCAGGTCGAGAACCGCCTGTTCCTCTGCGACCTGACGGCCCGCACCCTCCACCAGGGCATGGCCCTGCTGGGCATCAGGACGCCGGAGCGTCTCTGA
- a CDS encoding DUF3558 family protein produces MLIAAGCSSDSGSGGDSASNGSDSGKGADSGASASASAAPTVQAAAYKSLPESCGVLSSKTLKSLVPEASKAGKKGTSEAGTRGSCSWSSLDNNGVKGSQFRWLNVSLLRFESDTSRGTGEAQAQKYYTQQIQDAQSVAGAKNAKSQAVSGTGDAATLVRYDLKKKEGAFKQQTVVTRVENVVVTVDYNGAGLAGDKAPSSDSLAKLAERAAKEAVAAVSAANGEGAASPAPSQSASGSKAPSKSASPSPSPSASKSASKSASPSKSAAKSG; encoded by the coding sequence ATGCTGATCGCCGCCGGCTGCTCCTCCGACTCCGGCTCCGGTGGCGACAGCGCGAGCAACGGCTCGGACAGCGGCAAGGGCGCGGACAGCGGTGCGTCCGCCTCCGCGAGCGCGGCGCCCACGGTGCAGGCGGCGGCGTACAAGTCGCTTCCCGAGTCGTGCGGGGTGCTGTCCTCGAAGACGTTGAAGTCGCTTGTCCCGGAGGCCTCGAAGGCCGGCAAGAAGGGCACCTCGGAGGCGGGCACGCGCGGCAGCTGCTCCTGGAGCAGCCTCGACAACAACGGTGTGAAGGGTTCCCAGTTCCGCTGGCTGAACGTCTCGCTGCTGCGCTTCGAGTCGGACACCTCGCGCGGTACGGGCGAGGCGCAGGCGCAGAAGTACTACACGCAGCAGATCCAGGACGCCCAGTCGGTGGCCGGTGCGAAGAACGCCAAGTCGCAGGCGGTGTCCGGGACGGGTGACGCGGCGACGCTGGTGCGCTACGACCTGAAGAAGAAGGAAGGCGCCTTCAAGCAGCAGACGGTCGTCACGCGCGTGGAGAACGTCGTGGTCACCGTCGACTACAACGGCGCGGGTCTGGCCGGTGACAAGGCGCCGAGCTCGGACTCCCTGGCGAAGCTCGCGGAGCGGGCGGCCAAGGAGGCGGTGGCCGCGGTGTCGGCGGCGAACGGCGAGGGCGCGGCGAGCCCGGCCCCCTCGCAGTCCGCGTCGGGTTCGAAGGCCCCGTCGAAGTCGGCGTCCCCGTCCCCGTCCCCGTCCGCGTCGAAGTCGGCCTCGAAGTCGGCATCTCCGTCCAAGTCGGCCGCGAAGTCGGGCTGA